The genomic region ACGAGGTGATTAAAGCATGAGTCAACAGAGACTCCCACCAGAAGTACAACAAACCCTAACACAATATCAAGCTTTAAGAGAAAACTATGCAAAACTTGATGCAGAGCTTAAACTAGTTGAGGCAGAACTAGCAGATATAGATCATATTCTTGATACACTTAAAACAATGGAGCAGGAAACAGATATATATAAAATGGTTGGTCATGTACTCGTTAAGAAACCTAGAGATGAAATAATAAAGGAACTAGAAGAACGCAAAGAAATACTGGGAATAAAGAAGGATAAATATAAGAAACAACTTGAAATCCTAGAAAAACAGATAAGTGACCTCGAGAAAAGACTTAGAGAACTCCTAGCAAAATATGGGATAACAGTTGCGTAAAACACGTATCAAAATATTAAACCTTAACCTAGAAGAAATTAAGCTGGATGATTTGACAAATATAACCGAACATGTGGAAAAGCATATAAGAGAGTATCTAGAACAAGTTCTTCCACCTAAAAGCGAATACGATATAATAGTAAAAGCTGTGCATGAAGGAGACAAGATTACTTTATTCCTAGACATAGGTGTTAAGGCTGGATACACAGATATTATGAACTACAATAAAATCCTGGGGGACACCATAAATGAAGCTAGAAGAATTTTTGAAAGAGAACTTAAAAAATATAAACAAGCTGAGAAGGTTTCTACTCAGTAATAAAGGACTAGTGTACGGTATATTAACACATAAAAATGCTGATCCAGACGCTGTTTCTTCGATGCTTATATTGAGAAATTTTCTCGTATCACTAAAAAATACTGTTTACCTTATTCTTCCCGAAGGATTAAATGCTGCCTCAAAGAATGTTTTAAACAATCTCGATATTAACATTGATTTTATCAATCCATACATTCTTCAATGGATGAACAATTTTATAGACATGTATATTATCGTAGATACTAGTAGCCCTATCCAATTAGGGCAGACAATAAATTATGTATATGAGAAACCCTATATTGTAATAGATCATCACCAGCCAGGCCAACTAATCAGAAATAGTATGATTAGTTTAAGCTATAGAGTTGTAAGTAATTGTGAACTAATATATCTGATGTTGAGAGATATTTGGTGGTTTAACCCATTAGAAGCAACTATATGTATAACTGGTATTCTCTATGATTCACGAAGATTTGTATATATAGATAAGTACATTTTTGAAGTCATTGATGAACTTATCAATATCTATAATGGAAACTATGAAAAGGCATTCAATGCTCTCCAAAAAAGAATGGATATATCTGAAAGAATAGCTAGATTGAAGGGGGCTCAAAGACTCAGTATTAAACGTATTGGAGAATATATTGTTGCAACAACACATGTTAGAGCTTTTGAGGGAAGCGTGGCTAGAGCAATCATTGATCTTGGAGCAGATATTGTATTTGTTGCTTCAAGCAATGAGAAGCTCCGGGTAGTTGGCCGAGCAACACATGATTTTGTTAAGAAAACAGGTATTAGCCTTGGCAAGGATATTATGCCGATCATAGGGAA from Staphylothermus marinus F1 harbors:
- a CDS encoding DHH family phosphoesterase encodes the protein MKLEEFLKENLKNINKLRRFLLSNKGLVYGILTHKNADPDAVSSMLILRNFLVSLKNTVYLILPEGLNAASKNVLNNLDINIDFINPYILQWMNNFIDMYIIVDTSSPIQLGQTINYVYEKPYIVIDHHQPGQLIRNSMISLSYRVVSNCELIYLMLRDIWWFNPLEATICITGILYDSRRFVYIDKYIFEVIDELINIYNGNYEKAFNALQKRMDISERIARLKGAQRLSIKRIGEYIVATTHVRAFEGSVARAIIDLGADIVFVASSNEKLRVVGRATHDFVKKTGISLGKDIMPIIGKMIGGGGGGGHDTAGVAEGTGKPKDVLKITLNILERILRKLNNK
- a CDS encoding prefoldin subunit beta; the encoded protein is MSQQRLPPEVQQTLTQYQALRENYAKLDAELKLVEAELADIDHILDTLKTMEQETDIYKMVGHVLVKKPRDEIIKELEERKEILGIKKDKYKKQLEILEKQISDLEKRLRELLAKYGITVA